One window from the genome of Cryobacterium sp. GrIS_2_6 encodes:
- a CDS encoding NAD-dependent epimerase/dehydratase family protein, whose translation MRVLVTGASGFLGRAVAAELVAAGYEVSCFQRRPSGVAGARDLLGSVTTAQDVDHAVIGMDAVVHLAAKVSLAGDPRDFEAVNVGGTRSLLAAAADAGVSRFVFVSSPSVAHAGTSIVGSDAGPADPARARGDYARTKARAELLALDADSALMRVVVVRPHLVWGPGDTQLVARIVERARAGRLPLLGHGAALIDTTYVDNAATAIRAALDRVREVHGNAYVITNGEPRPVAELLAGMCRAAGVRPPAWSVPAALARGGGSVIEAAWRVRPGADEPPMTRFLAEQLSTAHWFDQRRTRADLHWTPQVTLDDGFRRLAASYAQLPAPGGRESG comes from the coding sequence CTGCGGGTGCTCGTCACCGGGGCGAGCGGTTTCCTCGGTCGCGCGGTCGCGGCAGAGCTGGTCGCGGCCGGATACGAGGTGAGCTGCTTCCAGCGGCGACCGTCTGGCGTCGCAGGGGCCCGTGACCTGCTCGGATCCGTGACCACGGCCCAGGACGTGGATCATGCCGTCATCGGCATGGACGCCGTCGTTCACCTCGCGGCCAAGGTCTCCCTCGCGGGCGACCCGCGCGACTTCGAGGCCGTCAACGTCGGCGGCACCCGCTCCCTGCTCGCCGCGGCAGCGGATGCCGGGGTCTCGCGCTTCGTCTTCGTCTCGTCTCCCTCTGTGGCCCACGCCGGGACATCCATCGTCGGCAGCGATGCCGGCCCGGCAGATCCCGCTCGTGCCCGCGGCGACTACGCCCGCACCAAGGCCCGCGCCGAATTGCTCGCGCTCGACGCCGACTCTGCACTCATGCGGGTCGTGGTCGTGCGACCGCACCTGGTTTGGGGCCCCGGGGACACCCAGCTCGTCGCCCGGATCGTCGAGCGGGCCAGGGCGGGGCGCCTTCCCCTGCTCGGGCACGGCGCAGCTCTCATCGACACGACCTACGTGGACAATGCGGCCACGGCGATCAGAGCCGCCCTCGACCGGGTGCGCGAGGTGCACGGCAACGCCTACGTGATCACCAATGGCGAGCCCCGACCGGTCGCCGAGCTCCTCGCCGGCATGTGCCGGGCGGCCGGGGTTCGCCCACCGGCCTGGTCGGTTCCCGCCGCGCTCGCACGCGGCGGCGGCTCCGTGATCGAGGCCGCCTGGCGAGTACGCCCCGGAGCCGACGAGCCCCCGATGACCCGCTTCCTCGCCGAACAGCTCTCGACCGCGCACTGGTTCGACCAACGCCGCACGCGCGCCGACCTGCACTGGACCCCACAGGTGACCCTCGACGATGGCTTCCGCCGCCTCGCCGCCTCCTACGCCCAGCTCCCCGCTCCCGGTGGCCGCGAAAGCGGGTGA
- a CDS encoding GntR family transcriptional regulator, with translation MKLTIDEHSPTPPFEQLRLQVLEAVRTGAVAPGDKLPTVRRLADELGFAPNTVARAYRELEQGEVIETRGRQGSFIAATGDPTLRQAQRAAADFAERMRVLGLDADDALALVSAALGIRP, from the coding sequence ATGAAGCTGACCATCGACGAGCACTCCCCCACGCCGCCGTTCGAGCAACTGCGACTTCAGGTGCTCGAGGCCGTTCGGACCGGTGCCGTGGCGCCCGGAGACAAGCTGCCGACCGTGCGCCGGCTCGCCGACGAACTCGGATTCGCCCCGAACACGGTGGCCCGGGCCTACCGCGAGCTCGAGCAGGGCGAGGTGATCGAGACCCGCGGCCGCCAGGGTTCCTTCATCGCCGCAACGGGCGACCCGACCCTGCGCCAGGCGCAACGCGCCGCTGCCGACTTCGCCGAACGGATGCGCGTGCTCGGCCTCGACGCGGACGACGCGCTCGCGCTCGTCTCGGCCGCGCTCGGCATCCGCCCCTGA
- a CDS encoding YdeI/OmpD-associated family protein, whose product MRFTTVLELSGKSATGIRVPEEVVAGLGPGKRHAITVTIGGHTYRSSVAPYRGAFMIALSAENREQARVAAGDEIEVDVELDTEPRVVEVPADFAAALDEQPDARAAFTALSYSNQRAHVLAIESAKTPETRRRRIEAARSALAPAAPTP is encoded by the coding sequence ATGAGATTCACGACCGTCCTCGAACTTTCCGGCAAATCGGCAACGGGCATCCGCGTTCCCGAGGAGGTCGTCGCGGGTCTCGGCCCCGGCAAGCGCCACGCCATCACGGTCACGATCGGCGGTCATACCTACCGCAGCTCCGTCGCCCCCTACCGCGGCGCATTCATGATCGCGCTCAGCGCCGAGAACCGAGAACAGGCACGCGTCGCCGCAGGGGACGAGATCGAGGTCGACGTCGAGCTCGACACCGAACCCCGGGTGGTCGAGGTGCCGGCAGACTTCGCCGCAGCGCTCGACGAGCAACCGGATGCCCGGGCCGCCTTCACTGCTCTGTCCTACAGCAACCAGCGCGCCCACGTCCTCGCGATCGAGAGCGCGAAGACGCCGGAGACCCGCCGGCGCCGGATCGAGGCGGCCCGGTCCGCACTCGCGCCGGCCGCACCGACTCCCTAG
- a CDS encoding ABC transporter permease has protein sequence MTWPADLPAELGGLLPSLIGVLLLIAVVTALLRGFHVPRPYAPALAILRGTLQLAAISLILSGIISDPLWVGVGLSVMFIAAVSTVNRRLGATRQHFGWIAAAMGLGILATLIVVFSVGAIEFSPRYVLSYGGIIIGNAMSIATLTGRRFGEAVTEHWDEVEGWMALGATPRQSTLDLARRAVYFAIIPTTDQTKTTGLVTLPGAFVGAIFGGASPLEAGRFQIVVLAGILCAGAITAVTLIQFLAPIRMKPATIPT, from the coding sequence GTGACCTGGCCCGCCGACCTCCCCGCCGAACTGGGCGGACTCCTGCCCAGCCTCATCGGGGTGCTGCTACTGATCGCGGTCGTCACCGCCCTGCTCCGGGGCTTCCACGTGCCCCGGCCGTACGCCCCCGCACTCGCGATCCTCCGGGGCACGCTCCAGCTCGCGGCGATCAGCCTCATCCTGAGCGGAATCATCTCCGATCCGCTCTGGGTCGGAGTCGGACTCAGCGTGATGTTCATCGCCGCGGTGAGCACGGTCAACCGGCGCCTCGGGGCGACCCGGCAGCACTTCGGCTGGATCGCTGCAGCGATGGGCCTCGGCATCCTTGCGACACTCATCGTGGTGTTCTCGGTCGGCGCCATCGAATTCTCGCCGCGGTATGTGCTCTCCTACGGCGGAATCATCATCGGCAATGCGATGTCGATTGCGACCCTGACCGGCCGGCGCTTCGGCGAGGCCGTCACCGAGCACTGGGACGAGGTCGAGGGCTGGATGGCGCTCGGGGCGACCCCGCGGCAGTCGACGCTCGACCTGGCGCGCCGCGCCGTCTACTTTGCGATCATCCCCACAACCGACCAGACCAAGACCACGGGCCTCGTCACCCTGCCCGGAGCGTTCGTCGGCGCGATCTTCGGCGGAGCCTCGCCCCTCGAGGCCGGGCGCTTCCAGATCGTCGTGCTCGCCGGCATCCTCTGCGCCGGTGCGATCACGGCCGTCACCCTGATCCAGTTCCTCGCGCCGATCCGCATGAAGCCCGCCACGATCCCCACCTAG
- a CDS encoding Lrp/AsnC family transcriptional regulator produces the protein MDNLDRGILDLLRQNARAGYGDIGSVVGLSASAVKRRVDRLVADGIIRGFTIQVDPAIDGMSTEAYVELFCRGTVAPDELLRILSGVPEVVDAGTVTGSADAIVHIRARDIPGLEAALEKVRLAPNVDHTRSAIVLSRLIHRAAE, from the coding sequence ATGGACAACCTCGACCGCGGCATACTCGACCTTCTGAGACAGAATGCGCGCGCGGGCTACGGGGACATCGGCTCGGTCGTCGGGCTGTCCGCCTCCGCGGTCAAGCGCCGGGTCGACCGGCTCGTCGCCGACGGGATCATCCGCGGGTTCACGATCCAGGTCGACCCCGCGATCGATGGCATGAGCACCGAGGCATATGTCGAGCTCTTCTGCCGGGGGACGGTCGCCCCCGACGAACTCCTGCGCATCCTCTCCGGCGTGCCGGAGGTCGTCGACGCAGGCACCGTCACGGGAAGCGCCGACGCGATCGTGCACATCAGGGCGCGGGACATTCCCGGGCTCGAGGCGGCACTCGAGAAGGTGCGCCTCGCACCCAACGTCGACCACACCCGCAGTGCGATCGTGCTCTCCCGGCTCATCCACCGCGCAGCCGAGTAG
- the ddaH gene encoding dimethylargininase, with product MTIDLDPTTQQLAPVRTAVKRTVLMCKPDYFTVVYRINPWMDPAIPTDTSLAVAQWQTLYDTYVGLGFDVHLIDPIDGLPDMVYAANGGFVIDNIAYGAAFTYPERQPEGPAYMDWFRASGFDVRVPVEINEGEGDFLLVGDVILAGTGFRSASNSHEEVSAIYGRPVITLNLVNPSFYHLDTAIAVLDDTNIAYLPSAFDEQSLAVLRERYPDAIIVTEEDAAILGLNSYSDGYNVVIASRAKDFERQLRERGYNPIGVDLSELLLGGGGVKCCTLELRR from the coding sequence ATGACCATCGATCTCGACCCCACAACCCAGCAGCTCGCCCCGGTGCGCACGGCCGTCAAGCGCACGGTGCTGATGTGCAAGCCCGACTACTTCACCGTCGTCTACCGGATCAATCCGTGGATGGACCCGGCAATCCCGACCGACACGAGCCTCGCCGTCGCCCAGTGGCAGACCCTCTACGACACCTACGTCGGCCTCGGCTTCGACGTGCACCTGATCGACCCGATCGACGGCCTGCCCGACATGGTCTACGCCGCCAACGGCGGTTTCGTAATCGACAACATCGCCTATGGCGCCGCGTTCACGTACCCGGAGCGCCAGCCGGAGGGCCCCGCCTACATGGACTGGTTCCGCGCCAGCGGCTTCGACGTGCGGGTGCCCGTCGAGATCAACGAGGGCGAGGGCGACTTCCTTCTCGTCGGAGATGTCATCCTCGCCGGCACCGGCTTCCGCAGCGCCTCGAACAGCCACGAAGAGGTGTCGGCGATCTACGGCCGCCCGGTGATCACGCTCAACCTCGTCAACCCGAGCTTCTACCACCTCGACACCGCGATCGCCGTCCTCGACGACACCAACATCGCCTACCTGCCGAGCGCCTTCGACGAGCAGAGCCTCGCTGTGCTGCGCGAACGCTACCCCGACGCCATCATCGTCACAGAGGAGGATGCGGCGATCCTCGGCCTCAACTCCTACTCAGACGGCTACAACGTCGTCATCGCCTCCCGCGCGAAGGACTTCGAGCGCCAGCTCCGCGAACGCGGCTACAACCCGATCGGCGTCGACCTCTCCGAGCTCCTGCTCGGCGGCGGCGGCGTCAAGTGCTGCACCCTGGAGCTGCGCCGATGA
- the rocD gene encoding ornithine--oxo-acid transaminase, with product MSTHTNTRPDANRADQTKDAALGTPGQASTTPAAFIALEEEHAAHNYHPLPVVVATGDGAWVTDVDGKRYLDCLAAYSAVNFGHSNPVLLDAARAQLGRITLTSRAFHNDQLGPFVTALAELAHKDMVLPMNTGAEAVESGIKVARAWGYRVKGVAPDQANIIVAGGNFHGRTTTIISFSDDESARAGFGPFTPGFRTVPFGDAEALEAAIDENTVAVLLEPIQGEAGIVVPPAGYLPAVREITTRRNVLFIADEIQSGLGRTGATFACDLVGVVPDLYLLGKALGGGIVPVSAVVGNRDVLGVLHPGEHGSTFGGNPLAAAVGSAVVRMLATGEYQERARVLGAHLHEALNGLVGRGVVAVRGAGLWAGIDIDPSLASGRAVCEALMVRGVLAKDTHGSTIRLAPPLCVSEADLDWAVAQLATVLDEFAAA from the coding sequence ATGAGCACCCACACGAACACCCGACCGGACGCGAACCGGGCCGACCAGACGAAGGATGCCGCACTCGGCACGCCGGGACAGGCATCGACAACGCCCGCCGCCTTCATCGCCCTCGAAGAGGAGCACGCGGCCCACAACTACCACCCGCTTCCCGTCGTCGTCGCGACCGGCGACGGCGCCTGGGTGACGGATGTCGATGGCAAGCGCTACCTGGACTGCCTCGCGGCGTACTCCGCGGTCAACTTCGGCCACTCGAACCCCGTGCTTCTCGATGCCGCCCGAGCCCAGCTGGGCCGGATCACGCTCACGAGCCGCGCGTTCCACAACGACCAGCTCGGCCCGTTCGTCACGGCTCTCGCCGAGCTCGCCCACAAGGACATGGTGCTCCCGATGAACACGGGCGCCGAGGCCGTCGAGTCCGGGATCAAGGTCGCCCGCGCCTGGGGTTACCGTGTGAAGGGCGTAGCACCGGACCAGGCGAACATCATCGTCGCCGGGGGCAACTTCCACGGCCGCACCACCACCATCATCAGCTTCTCCGACGACGAGTCGGCCCGCGCGGGCTTCGGCCCGTTCACGCCCGGGTTCCGCACCGTGCCGTTCGGCGACGCCGAGGCCCTCGAGGCCGCCATCGATGAGAACACGGTCGCCGTGCTGCTCGAACCCATCCAGGGCGAGGCCGGCATCGTCGTGCCGCCCGCCGGGTACCTCCCTGCTGTGCGCGAGATCACCACGCGCCGCAACGTGCTCTTCATCGCCGATGAGATCCAGTCCGGTCTCGGCCGCACCGGAGCGACCTTCGCGTGCGACCTCGTCGGCGTCGTGCCCGACCTGTACCTCCTGGGCAAGGCCCTCGGCGGCGGGATCGTGCCCGTCTCGGCGGTCGTCGGCAACCGGGACGTCCTTGGCGTCCTGCACCCCGGCGAGCACGGCTCGACCTTCGGTGGCAACCCGCTCGCCGCCGCCGTCGGCAGCGCCGTCGTGCGGATGCTGGCCACGGGCGAGTACCAGGAACGCGCCCGCGTGCTCGGTGCCCACCTGCACGAAGCCCTCAATGGCCTCGTCGGGCGAGGAGTTGTCGCGGTCCGTGGCGCCGGGCTCTGGGCCGGAATCGACATCGACCCTTCGCTCGCGAGCGGCCGCGCCGTGTGCGAGGCACTGATGGTCCGCGGCGTCCTGGCCAAGGACACCCACGGCTCCACGATCCGGCTCGCCCCGCCGCTCTGCGTGTCCGAGGCCGACCTCGACTGGGCCGTCGCCCAGCTCGCGACCGTCCTCGACGAGTTCGCCGCCGCGTAG
- a CDS encoding alpha-hydroxy acid oxidase, protein MVQRRIPKIKDLAPLMQFKVPELNAKKRRLESALTIHDLRAIAKRRTPKAAFDYTEGAAEAEISLARARQAFEDIEFHPAILRDVSTVSTGWDVLGAPVALPFGIAPTGFTRMMQTEGEIAGAHAAAKAGIPFSLSTMGTTAIEDVKAANPAGRNWFQLYMWKDRDRSMALVDRAAKAGFDTLLVTVDVPVAGARLRDKRNGFSIPPQLTVATVVNALPRPEWWINFLTTEPLAFASLDRWSGTVGELLDTMFDPTVTFDDLAWIKAQWPGKVVVKGVQNVADAARLAEMGIDAIILSNHGGRQLDRAPIPFHLLPEVAREVGNDLEVHLDTGIMSGADIVAAVALGARFTLVGRAYLYGLMAGGEAGVDRAIAILSEQITRTMRLLGVTSLEELEPRHVTQLARLSRIARPEGVPATQS, encoded by the coding sequence ATGGTTCAACGACGCATCCCCAAGATCAAAGACCTCGCCCCACTCATGCAGTTCAAGGTGCCGGAGCTCAACGCGAAGAAGCGCCGCCTCGAGAGCGCCCTCACCATCCATGACCTGCGCGCGATCGCCAAGCGGCGCACTCCGAAGGCGGCCTTCGACTACACCGAGGGCGCAGCGGAGGCGGAGATCTCGCTCGCTCGCGCCCGCCAGGCCTTCGAGGACATCGAGTTCCACCCCGCCATCCTCCGCGACGTCTCGACGGTCTCGACCGGCTGGGACGTGCTCGGGGCGCCGGTCGCACTACCGTTCGGGATCGCACCGACTGGGTTCACCCGGATGATGCAGACCGAAGGCGAGATCGCCGGCGCGCACGCGGCAGCGAAGGCCGGCATCCCGTTCTCGCTCTCCACGATGGGCACGACCGCTATCGAGGACGTCAAGGCCGCCAACCCGGCCGGACGCAACTGGTTCCAGCTCTACATGTGGAAGGACAGGGACCGTTCGATGGCCCTGGTCGACCGGGCCGCCAAGGCCGGTTTCGACACGCTGCTCGTGACGGTCGACGTGCCCGTTGCCGGAGCGCGCCTCCGCGACAAGCGCAACGGCTTCTCCATCCCACCGCAGCTCACCGTTGCCACCGTGGTCAACGCCCTGCCGCGCCCGGAGTGGTGGATCAACTTCCTCACGACCGAGCCCCTCGCCTTCGCCTCCCTCGACCGCTGGAGCGGCACCGTCGGGGAACTGCTCGACACCATGTTCGACCCGACCGTCACCTTCGACGACCTCGCCTGGATCAAGGCGCAGTGGCCGGGCAAGGTCGTCGTCAAGGGCGTGCAGAACGTGGCGGATGCCGCCAGGCTCGCCGAAATGGGCATCGACGCGATCATCCTCTCCAACCACGGCGGTCGCCAGCTCGACCGAGCGCCGATCCCGTTCCATTTGCTGCCCGAGGTGGCCCGCGAGGTGGGCAACGACCTCGAGGTGCACCTCGACACCGGCATCATGAGCGGCGCGGACATCGTCGCGGCCGTGGCCCTCGGCGCACGGTTCACCCTCGTCGGCCGCGCCTACCTCTACGGGCTGATGGCCGGCGGCGAGGCCGGCGTCGACCGGGCGATCGCGATCCTGTCGGAGCAGATCACCCGCACGATGCGACTGCTCGGCGTGACGTCGCTCGAAGAGCTCGAGCCCAGGCACGTCACCCAGCTCGCCCGGCTGAGCCGCATCGCCCGGCCGGAGGGCGTGCCCGCGACGCAGAGCTAG
- a CDS encoding FCD domain-containing protein, with translation MTVDAVPTQGALPDERRAWQLVLESIERELLSGRLRPGDRLAPERALAASLGVGRSSVREAIRVLEVLGLVRTATGSGPTSGAIIVALPGGGMSALMRLQVAAQGFPVEDVVKTRLVLEAAVVTELAEAHDPASLEPALLEPALLEPAEQLLDAMDAPGRTESEFLALDAQFHLALAEATGNQVITATMAGLRSAIEAYARAGVAALGSWAETSARLRLEHREIVACIRAADPAAARRAVQAHIAGYYAETRLTERPDDPDLVGAPLPPEPA, from the coding sequence GTGACCGTTGACGCCGTGCCCACGCAGGGCGCACTCCCGGACGAGCGCAGAGCCTGGCAACTCGTGCTCGAGTCGATCGAGCGCGAATTGCTCTCCGGCCGGCTGCGTCCCGGCGACCGGCTCGCACCCGAGCGAGCCCTCGCCGCCTCCCTCGGCGTCGGCCGGTCGAGCGTGCGCGAGGCCATCCGGGTGCTCGAGGTGCTTGGACTCGTCCGCACCGCGACCGGCTCAGGGCCGACATCGGGGGCGATCATCGTGGCGCTTCCCGGCGGCGGCATGTCCGCGCTGATGCGGCTTCAGGTCGCGGCCCAGGGCTTCCCGGTCGAGGACGTCGTGAAGACCCGGCTCGTGCTCGAGGCCGCCGTCGTCACCGAACTCGCCGAGGCGCACGACCCGGCGTCGCTCGAACCGGCGTTGCTCGAACCGGCGTTGCTCGAACCGGCCGAACAGCTCCTCGACGCGATGGATGCGCCGGGCCGGACCGAGTCCGAGTTCCTCGCACTCGACGCCCAGTTCCACCTCGCCCTCGCCGAAGCAACCGGGAACCAGGTCATCACCGCGACCATGGCCGGACTCCGCAGTGCGATCGAAGCGTACGCGCGCGCGGGCGTTGCTGCGCTCGGGTCGTGGGCGGAGACATCCGCCCGCCTCAGGCTCGAACACCGCGAGATCGTCGCGTGCATTCGCGCGGCCGACCCCGCCGCAGCCCGCCGGGCCGTCCAGGCCCACATCGCCGGGTACTACGCCGAGACCCGGCTCACGGAGAGACCAGACGATCCCGACCTCGTCGGGGCGCCGCTCCCTCCCGAGCCGGCCTGA
- a CDS encoding dienelactone hydrolase family protein → MTANPAPQLIDFELPAANGGSAGLRAVLGVPAGSGPWPGVVLVHEAFGISDVMRRQVERLAAAGYLALMPDLFTEGGARKCLVATFRALTAGEGRAFVDIENARQALIARADCTGEVGVLGFCMGGGFALAAATRGFAAASVNYGRLPKDLDAALEGACPIVGSYGGRDRSLVGAAARLEGALESAGVPHDVKEYPTAGHSFLNDAETGPAAVRFLTQRILGAGPDPEAAADAWTRIEAFFAEHLASAPPLTDHNAARP, encoded by the coding sequence ATGACCGCGAACCCAGCACCCCAGCTGATCGACTTCGAACTTCCGGCCGCGAACGGCGGAAGCGCCGGACTCCGCGCGGTGCTCGGGGTGCCTGCCGGCTCCGGTCCCTGGCCGGGGGTTGTGCTCGTCCACGAGGCCTTCGGCATCAGTGACGTGATGCGCCGGCAGGTCGAACGACTCGCGGCGGCCGGCTACCTCGCACTGATGCCCGACCTCTTCACGGAGGGCGGCGCCCGGAAGTGCCTCGTCGCGACCTTCCGCGCCCTGACCGCGGGCGAGGGGCGCGCGTTCGTCGACATCGAGAACGCGCGGCAGGCGCTCATCGCCCGGGCGGACTGCACGGGTGAGGTGGGTGTGCTCGGCTTCTGCATGGGCGGCGGCTTCGCGCTCGCGGCCGCCACGCGGGGGTTCGCCGCGGCATCCGTCAACTATGGCCGGCTGCCGAAAGACCTCGACGCGGCCCTGGAGGGTGCGTGCCCGATCGTCGGCAGCTATGGCGGCAGGGACCGCTCTCTCGTCGGCGCCGCTGCCCGGCTCGAGGGCGCGCTCGAGAGTGCCGGCGTGCCACACGACGTCAAGGAATACCCGACGGCCGGGCACTCCTTCCTCAACGATGCCGAAACAGGTCCGGCCGCCGTCCGCTTCCTCACGCAGCGCATCCTCGGCGCCGGCCCCGACCCGGAGGCCGCCGCCGACGCCTGGACCCGCATCGAGGCGTTCTTCGCCGAACACCTCGCTTCCGCCCCGCCTCTCACGGACCACAACGCCGCCCGCCCCTAA
- a CDS encoding DJ-1/PfpI family protein: MTKILILTGDAAETLEVFYPYQRLLEEGFEVHIGAPEKRKLQFVVHDFVDGFDTYTEKLGHTWDADVAFKDVDPADYAAIVVPGGRAPEYIRNDEDAKRIVRNFFERNAPVAALCHGPMLLAAAGVLHGRTSSAYPALQIDVELGGGVFENGAGVVDGNLVSGRAWPDHPSWMREFMKLLAASGVTPAEPALASAR, translated from the coding sequence ATGACCAAGATCCTCATTCTCACCGGCGACGCCGCCGAGACCCTCGAGGTGTTCTACCCCTACCAGCGGCTGCTCGAGGAGGGCTTCGAGGTGCATATCGGCGCCCCGGAGAAGAGGAAGCTCCAGTTCGTCGTTCATGACTTCGTGGACGGCTTCGACACATACACCGAGAAGCTCGGCCACACCTGGGACGCCGACGTGGCGTTCAAGGACGTCGACCCGGCCGACTACGCGGCCATCGTCGTCCCCGGCGGCCGCGCACCGGAGTACATCCGCAACGACGAGGACGCGAAGCGGATCGTCCGGAACTTCTTCGAGCGGAACGCTCCCGTCGCCGCACTCTGCCACGGCCCGATGCTGCTCGCCGCTGCCGGGGTGCTTCACGGCCGCACGAGCTCGGCGTACCCGGCCCTGCAGATCGACGTCGAACTCGGCGGGGGCGTGTTCGAGAACGGCGCGGGCGTCGTCGACGGCAACCTCGTCTCGGGCAGGGCGTGGCCAGACCACCCCAGCTGGATGCGCGAATTCATGAAGCTGCTCGCGGCATCCGGTGTCACTCCCGCCGAACCCGCCCTCGCCTCGGCCCGCTGA
- a CDS encoding sortase → MDAHDLIGLISEVLTLVGFVGGAVLYVLGLGIRGVKGGWVATDGVIASSGSHTVIRWFDRSGDVHERAANTHESHRLAPGDDVPVWYHSRDASRGVTHAPESEGKALRLTGLILLGTGLASAVLGVVLMFV, encoded by the coding sequence ATGGACGCGCACGACCTCATCGGGCTCATCAGCGAGGTCCTGACCCTCGTCGGGTTCGTCGGCGGCGCCGTCCTCTATGTCCTCGGGCTTGGGATCCGCGGTGTCAAGGGCGGCTGGGTCGCCACGGATGGCGTGATCGCGTCCTCGGGATCGCACACGGTCATCCGCTGGTTCGACCGCTCGGGGGACGTGCACGAGCGGGCCGCGAACACGCACGAGAGCCACCGGCTCGCACCGGGCGACGACGTGCCGGTCTGGTACCACTCCCGTGACGCATCCCGCGGGGTCACGCATGCCCCGGAATCGGAGGGCAAGGCCCTGCGCCTGACCGGGCTGATCCTGCTCGGCACCGGGCTCGCATCGGCGGTCCTCGGCGTCGTGCTGATGTTCGTCTGA
- a CDS encoding peptide MFS transporter: MTTVEKPVPAHKDRSFFGQPRALANIFGVEMWERFSFYGMQGILLLYLYYSAAEGGLGIEQATAAGIVGAYGGGVYLSTILGAWIADRVLGSERVLFYSAIVIMLGHLALALVPGVAGVTVGLLLIALGSGGLKANATSVVGSLYTRDDPRLDAGFSLFYLGINLGAFFGPILTGLLQTTAGFHFGFGLAAVGMAIGLTQYSFGRRSLPEIVHQVPNPLPRSRWTPYLVGAVTAAVLVVVLVLVGVITADGLVTLVIALTIIATISYFVVILRNRQISIVERKRVYAFIPLFLASAVFWSLSQQQFTVVTIYTDERLDRHLFGWEIPVSWIQSFNPVFIILLSGVFAALWTRWGSRQPSTPVKFALGTAVMGVAFLGFLPFVGGGANSTPMLAMIGILFVLTVAELLIGPVGLALTTKLAPAPFRTQMVALFFLSIALGTAVSGSLAQWYTEVPETLYFSVIGGVAILFGIGLAVFARPVLRLMGGVR, translated from the coding sequence ATGACCACGGTCGAAAAACCCGTCCCCGCCCACAAAGACCGCAGCTTCTTCGGGCAGCCGCGAGCTCTCGCCAATATCTTCGGCGTTGAGATGTGGGAGCGGTTCTCCTTCTATGGGATGCAGGGCATCCTGCTCCTGTACCTGTACTACTCCGCCGCCGAAGGCGGCCTGGGGATCGAGCAGGCGACCGCCGCCGGCATCGTCGGCGCGTACGGCGGAGGGGTCTATCTCTCGACGATCCTGGGCGCCTGGATCGCCGACCGGGTGCTCGGCAGTGAGAGGGTGCTGTTCTACAGCGCCATCGTGATCATGCTCGGGCATCTCGCCCTCGCCCTCGTGCCCGGCGTCGCCGGCGTAACCGTCGGACTGTTGCTGATCGCGCTCGGCAGCGGTGGCCTGAAGGCCAATGCGACGAGCGTCGTCGGTTCGCTCTACACACGGGACGACCCTCGCCTCGACGCAGGCTTCTCGCTCTTCTACCTCGGGATCAACCTCGGCGCGTTCTTCGGCCCGATCCTGACCGGGCTCCTGCAGACGACGGCCGGCTTCCACTTCGGCTTCGGCCTCGCCGCCGTCGGCATGGCGATCGGGCTCACTCAGTACTCCTTCGGACGCAGGAGCCTGCCCGAGATCGTGCACCAGGTCCCGAACCCGCTCCCGCGCTCGCGCTGGACGCCCTACCTCGTCGGCGCGGTTACCGCCGCCGTGCTCGTCGTGGTGCTCGTGCTTGTCGGCGTGATCACGGCGGACGGCCTCGTCACCCTCGTGATCGCCCTGACGATCATCGCGACGATCAGCTACTTCGTCGTCATCCTGCGCAACCGACAGATCAGCATCGTCGAGCGCAAGCGGGTCTACGCCTTCATCCCGCTCTTCCTCGCGAGCGCCGTGTTCTGGTCGCTCTCCCAGCAGCAGTTCACCGTCGTCACGATCTACACGGACGAGCGCCTCGACCGGCACCTGTTCGGCTGGGAAATCCCGGTGTCCTGGATCCAGTCCTTCAACCCGGTCTTCATCATCCTGCTCTCCGGTGTCTTCGCCGCGCTCTGGACCCGCTGGGGTAGCCGCCAGCCGTCGACTCCGGTCAAGTTCGCGCTCGGCACCGCGGTGATGGGCGTGGCCTTCCTCGGCTTCCTGCCGTTCGTGGGCGGCGGTGCCAACTCGACGCCGATGCTCGCGATGATCGGCATCCTCTTCGTGCTCACGGTCGCCGAGCTCCTGATCGGCCCGGTCGGCCTCGCGCTCACCACGAAGCTCGCGCCTGCGCCGTTCCGAACCCAGATGGTCGCCCTGTTCTTCCTGTCGATCGCCCTGGGCACGGCCGTGTCCGGTTCGCTTGCCCAGTGGTACACCGAGGTCCCCGAGACGCTCTACTTCAGCGTGATCGGCGGCGTCGCGATCCTGTTCGGCATCGGGCTCGCGGTCTTCGCCCGGCCGGTGCTCCGCCTCATGGGCGGCGTGCGCTAG